Within bacterium, the genomic segment TTCAATGTTTTCTATTTTCATCAAAAAGCTAAAAACGTTCCCTCCCATACCGCATCCAAAACAATGGAATATCTGCTTCTGTGTATTTACAATGAATGACGGGGTCTTTTCTGCATGAAAAGGACATAGTGCCTTAAAATTAGCACCGCTGTGCTTCAATGAGACATATTCTGAAATGACATCGGCAATATCATTCCGTTCCCTGATTTTATCAATTATCTCTTCTGACACAAAAGGCATAATAAAAAACTCCATAAATGACATGATAAAATTGTTATATATGCCAAATTTTTAAACACGTCAATCGAATTCCGTATATATCAATAATAGACTTTTACAAGATACAGTCCATCCGCAGGGAGTAAAGTCCATTTTTCTTTCATTGGAATATTTGATTTTAGCGCCTTTTTTATAATATCAGGGTTAAATCTCCCTCTTCCCACCTCAAGCAATATCCCGCCAATTTGCCTAATCATTCCTCTTAAAAAACTCTCTCCTGAAAAATTTAAAATAATCTTATCCTGTTTGGCAATAATACCCAATTTATATAAATTTCTGACTGTATTTATTTTTTCCCTTCTCTTGTCAGTTAATGAAAATTTTTTAAAATTGCGGCTCCCGGTAAAAAGGCGCGCTGCTTCCCGCATAATATTTATATCCAGATTATAAGGACAATAAAAAACTAATCCTTTTTCAAAAACCGAATATTTTTTAGAAATAACATACTGGTAGTCCTTTTTTTTTGCTGAAAACCGGCTGTGAAACTCAAAAGGTGCATCTTTTACTTTTAACACCCGGATGTCACCCGGTAATAAAGCATTTAAAGCCTTTTTTAGCCCTTCGTTTGGAATCGATCTTTTTGTAAAAAAATTAACCACCTGTGCTTTTGCATGAACTCCCGCGTCTGTCCGTCCAGCTGCTATTAAACCGGGCTTTTCTTTAAGTATTTCTTCCAATCTATCCGATAAAACACCTTCTATTGTTAAAAATCCCGGTTGTTTTGCCCAACCGCGGTAATTAATACCGCAATATTCCAGGGTCATTTTGATATTACGCATTTTTATATTGACTAAATAAAATTAACAAGTAAAATAACACTCTGTAACAAGGGGGCAAGACCCCTTGTTTTAGATTATGAGCATGCTCAAAGACAACAAAGGTATAATTTTGGCTTCCGCTTCTGTCAGGCGGAAAAAATTGTTAAAAAGCCTCGGGATTAAATTTAAAGCTATTCCCGCCAATATTAAGGAGAATATATCTTTTCCAAAACTTTCACCTTCCAGAATTGCTGAAAATCTCGCGTTGAAAAAAACAAAATATATTTCTCAAAAAAATAAAAATAACATCATTATCGGGGCAGATACTGTTATTGTTCTAGGGGATAAAATTATAGGTAAGCCAAAAAACAAAAAAGATGCCTTCCGGATACTCTCACTTTTATCCGGAAAAAAACATCTTGTTATTACTGGTCTGGCCGTTATTGATACAAAATCATCTAAATTTATTTCTGGCTTCGCAAAAAGCACAGTTTGGTTTAAAACGCTCTCCCCTCAAATAATTAATGAATATATCAAAACATCCGAACCCATGGATAAAGCAGGAGCCTATGCTTTACAAGGAAGAGGAAAATATTTAATTTCCAAATTTTCAGGTCCGGAAGATAATATTATAGGCCTTCCAAGAACAAAACTTAAAAATATGTTAGAAAAACTAAAAATTGTATGAGCCTGATAAATTAAAGGCATAATTTACGCTTTTTACTTTATCCACAACAATGTTCCCTGATGAAAAATCCAAATTTGTCATTCGTCCGCTTCCCCAGCCATATTTTATTCCAAATATCATGCTTGAATTCTGGGAAAGAATACCTGAACTAACTGATATACCATAATTATCAATATGCATTGGCTGGGATGTGCCGTTATCTTTAACTTTTGGCGCGGTGGACCTGTCTGTAAAAAAACCGAATCTAAAAGGCACATTGTTATCAAGCATATATTCAGACCCAAAATTGAGGTTTATTACTTCATTAATTTCAACCCTCGATATTTTCTTTTCGTAATCCTTTAACGATAAATTCAATTGATAAATTTCTTTATCATAACCCACGGGAAACATATAAGTGATATCTGTCGCAAAACATAATTTTTTATCTGCCTCCCATTTTAATCCAAGTATAAAACTTGGCGGAACAATAGATGTGTAACTTACCTGTTTTTCAAGATAATAATTATTGAATTTGCCGCTCGTACTGCCTAATGAGGCGGTATAAGTATAATTTCTTTCAATTATGTCTATTGTGTTTGATATTTGACTGCCTGTTTTGAAGGTCAACCCAATGTTAATTTTATCTGCTGGTTTATATAAAAATCCAACTACTCCCATTCCTCCTAAACCTTTTCCGCTGTTTTCAGAATTATTTTCCGCTCTCAATTCCGATACTGAATCACTTGCCTTATAATAATAAGTATCACGATTTGCAATATCCAAATAACGAAAATACACTGTAAATCCCAGGGAAAATCTCGGGTTTAATATTTTTGCGATACTTGGCCCTATCAAATAAGTCTGATCGTTACTTACCTGATCAACCCTGATATTATTAAAAATAATACTTCCCATCTGCAAATCACTATATTGTTCATGCATTTTATACGCATCATATTCGGGTACAACAATAGAAAAACCAAATTTGTATTCTCCTGCGTCTTTTGCCATCCCCCAGAAGGAAGGGACAAAAGACAAAGAGGTAAGTTTTTCTTTGGAATCAGCAAGAAATTTTCCTTTAATTGCTTTATACTCAAATATTTGTGAAGAAACTGAAAGATAGGATATTTTTAACTGAGTCAAGCCTGCCGGGTTATAATAACAGGCCTCTGCACCATCTCCTATGCCGACAAATGTTCCGCCAAGTCCCGCGGCTTTTTCCCCCACCAAAACCTGCTGATTATGATATTCATCCGCGGATATCGGGTATGCAAACAAGATAAAAAAACATAAAAACAAGAAAATATTTTTTTTACTCATTTTTATTTATCCTCCTATTTGCTGCAAAAAACTCTTTATATCTGATTAAAAAATGCAATTTGTGTGTGTAGTTTGTAATTTGGGATCAAATTTTCTATTTTAAATTTTAAAATATTCCGCACCCAAATTACAAACTACTAATTACTAACTACTGCAAATTTTCGATACAAATGTATCGAAAATTTGATGGCGGGGCCGGCCGGACTTGAACCGGTGACCTCTGACTTGACAGGCCAGCGTTCTAACCAACTGAACTACGACCCCGCAAATAGAAAATCGAGATTCGAAATTCGAAAATAGAACAAAATTTCTCCTCATTCAATTTTTTATTTTCGATTTTCAATTCTCCGTTTTTTGCGCTTAGCGCAAAAAACTGGTGGGCAATACAGGACTCGAACCTGTGGCCCCCTGCGTGTAAGGCAGGTGCTCTAACCAACTGAGCTAATCGCCCTTATATTTCAAACAATTTACTTCACTATTTGAACCTGTAACCCTCCGCCTCAGGCGGACGGGCCAAGCAAAAAGAGATTTTGAAATTAAAAATTTGCCGAATTTAAGATTTCATAATTATACTCATTTTTTTTGTCTTGTCAAGGCAATCTTCCTGCTTTTTCTGTAATATTCATTTATCTTTTCTGCAACATAAATTATTTTTTCATTACCTAATTCAGGCCAGATTGGAATCGATAAGACCGTCCTGGCAGCTCTTTCACTTTCTAAAAAATCACCTTTTTTATAGTTCAGAAACTTAAAGGCCTTTTGTAAATGCATGGGAAGAGGATAATAAGAAACACTCTGGATTTCATTATTTTCCAGGTAATTTTTTAAATTTTCTCTCTTTTTTATACATAGTGTATACTGATTATAGACGTGTTTATTCCCGGGAAATTCGACAGGGAGGACCATATTTTCAGTGGGTTTAAGCATATTATTATAAATCTTTGCAAATTCTCTTCTTTTCTCCGTCCATCTGTCAAGATGCTTTATTTTAACCTTCAATACAGCTGCCTGTAAAGCATCCAGACGGCTGTTTGTCCCTATAAAATCATGAAAATACTTTTTCAGAGAACCGTGTTCCCGAAGCATCTTAAGTTTGCGCACCAAATCTTTTCTATTAGTTAATACCGCCCCGGCGTCTCCGCAGGCCCCCAGATTTTTTGAAGGGAAAAAACTCAAAGTGCCGATATCACCAATAGTACCGGCTTGTTTTCCTTTATATTCCGCGCCGATAGCCTGCGCGGCATCTTCAATAACAACCAATTTATACTTTTTTGCGAGTTTAATTATAGGGTCCATATCTGCCGGATACCCGTATAAATGGACAGGCATGATTGCCCTGGTTTTTCTGGTTATTGCTTTCTCTATTTTACTTGTATCCATATTAAATGTCCTTGGATCAATATCAACAAATACGGGCCTGGCGCCGGCCAGACAAATCGCTTCAGTTGTTGCCATAAACGTGAAAGGAACACTGATAACTTCATCTCCATGTCCGATATCGAATACCCTCAGGGCCAAATACAGGGCATCAGTACCCGACGAAACACCTATTGCATATTTAGTGCCGCAATAACGGGCCAATTCATCCTCAAACGACTCTACTTCTTCTCCCATAATATACCTGCCGCTCTCCATAACTCTTTTGACAGCTGCATCAATTTCTTCCTTTATTAAGTTGTACTGCCTTCTCATATCTACTAACGGAACGTTCATTTTTTCTCCTCTCCTAAATAATCTTTCAATGCTTCTTCCCAATTTTGGAGAAGAGCATAACCTTTTGTCTTCCAGGCATAATTTTCCAAAACAGAATTACGCGGCCTTTTAGCCGGACGTGCCAGTTGTGAAGAATCTATTGGTTCAACTATAATCTTATTAATATTGCCTGATAATTCAACAATTTTTTCAGCAAATTCAAACCAGCTGCAAAATCCCTGATTAGTTAAATGATATATGCCTGTTTTACAGCCTTTTTCCAAAAACTCATTTATACCCTTTGATAAATCCCTGGTGTAAGTAGGCGATCCAACCTGGTCATTAACAACCTTTAAATTTTTGCCGGATTCTATTTGCTTTAAAATAGTTTTAACAAAATTCCTGCCGTTAATACCAAATAACCATGATATACGGACAATGGCCCACTTATCCAAAATACCCTGCACAAACTTCTCACCATCCAATTTTGATTTTCCATAAATACTCATCGGATTAGGCGCATCATTTTCCAGATAAGCATTTTTATTCTCACCATCAAAAACATAATCGGTACTTATATAAATCAAAAATGCTCCGCTTTTTTTTGCGGCCTGCGCAACATTTTGTGTCCCCGTACCGTTTATCAAATAAGCCTTTTCTTTATTTAATTCACATCCATCGACATCTGTATAAGCCGCTGTATGGATGATAACATCAGGTTTAACCTCAAAAATTTTCAATTCCGTATCGGACATTGATGTAATATCTATCTTTTCCTCTTCTTTAAACTCAATTTCAGAAAACCGGTTACCTGTGACCGGGCCGTAAAAAGGAATTACTTCAAATTCTTTTTTTTTGAGAAGTATATCGCATAAATCGGAGCCCAACATCCCATTTGCACCAATTACAGCTATTTTTAATATGTTTTTTCTCTTAAATATTTCCATAATTTAATAAAAACCCCGAAAATCAATTAATATCGATAAATTTATCTATAGAATCTTTATTTAATATAAAATCAGCCAATATATACAAATAATCGTTACCTGGATTATTCTCTTTTTTTATTTTTAGGTCCCCATATGATTCTAAAGATCGTATCTCTTTCTCAAGGGCTTCGCTTGATTTTTTTGGGACATAAACCGCTAAATTAGCTTTTATTTTTTCAGGACTTACCTGTTCAAAAGAAAAACCCGCCTTCGCTATCTGTGTCCAAAAATCAGGGACCTGAACGTCCTTTTTTGCGGCTATTTTTTGAACAAATTTAGTAAAATCGCTGTTCTTATTGTCAAAAAATACCACACCCCCCTTTTGTAATGAAATATTTTTGGCAATTTCACCAAACCTTTCGATTTTTTCCCCGCTTTTCAGTTTTTCTTTTAAAAACCTCCTGATTAAAATTTTATTACTGGCTAATATTATTTTACCGGGCATAATAACAAAGGAAGACAGCTTTCCCCTGTTTTCTTTCTCCCCGTTAAAAAATATTTTATTTTGAAGAATTTCTATTGATTTCAGCCTGTCATTTCCGCCCAGAGATTCTTTCAATAATTTCTCTAAAGCTGCCATTCTCGCCCTTGCAAGGCTGTCTTTATCCTTCACCTCAATCTCAATTGTTTTCCCCGCGACCTCCATGGAAAATTTATCTGCCAAATCAATAACCACCAGGTAATCCATTTGCCCGTTTTTATTTTCAGGGAATGCATATCCTTTAATATCCCTGATAGAAATTAAAGAAACAGCTTTCAAAACAGCTTCATTTTTTAAAGAATTCTTTGAGTTCTTTTCCAAAATTTCATTTACAAGACCCAGTATATCCTGATTGGCGCTTTTTTCGAGATTAATCCTACAATAGGCAAAGGCATTGTCGTAAAATGCCGCTGACACTATCCTTCCGGATAAGAAAACAAATAATAAACATAACAAAAATTTTGAATTTTCAATCTTGAATCTTGAATTTTTCCCCATCATTCCACCGTTACACTCTTTGCCAAATTTCTTGGCTGGTCGATATCAACTCCTAAACGCAAGGCTATATGATACGCCAAAAGCTGCAAAGGGATAATTGAAAGAACAGGAGTTAATATTTCTATTGTTTCAGGAATAGTAAAAAAACAATCTGACATTTCTTTCACTATCTTATCATCTTTATAGCCAACCGCAGCAATAATACCCTGCCTTGCCTGAACTTCTCTTAAATTACTGATCATTTTATCATAAACCTGGCCATGCGGGACCACGGCCACTACAGGCATGTTTTCGTCAATTAAAGCAATCGGACCGTGTTTCATCTCTCCCGCGGGATACCCTTCAGCGTGGAGGTAAGAGATTTCCTTTAATTTTAAAGCGCCTTCAAGCGCAATAGGATAATTTACCCCCCTTCCAAGATACAAAAAGTTTTTGTATTTGAAATATGTTTTGCTGCATTTAATAATATCTTTATCATTATTTAATATTACTTCAACCTTCTTAGGAAGCTTTAATAATTCATCAATCACCTCTATTAATTCTATTTTTGAAATACTGCTTCGTAATTTTCCAAGGTATAAGGCCAAAAGATATAAAGCAGTCAGCTGCGCGGTAAATGCTTTAGTTGAAGCGACCCCCACTTCGGGGCCGGCGTGCGTATAAACTACTCCATGCGATAGCCTTGTAATACTGCTGTCTAAGACATTGCATATCGAAATTATTTTAGCACCGCTTTTTTGCGCCTCTTTTACGGCGGCAATTGTATCAGCAGTTTCTCCCGACTGGCTGATAGCTACAAACATTGTATTTTTATCAATTATAGGGTCCCTGTAACGAAATTCCGAACCGATATCCACTTCAACCGGGATCCTTAGAATCTTTTCGAGGATAAACTTGCCGACCAGCCCTGCATGATATGAAGTCCCGCACGCGATAATTATTATCTTTTTTATACCTTCCAAATCCTTGCCGGGCAGATTCGGCAGATCCAGGTATATCTCTTCTTTATCTTTTGAAAGCCTGCTTTTTATATTTTCTTCAATGACACGCGGCTGTTCGTAAATCTCTTTTAACATGAAATGCCGGTAACCGCTTTTTTCCGCAGTGATCGGATCCCATAAAATTAACTGGACCTTTTTGTCTGACCGTTCCAAAGAGTCAATATTATATATCTGCAGGCCCTTTTTTGAAATTTCCGCGATTTCCCCGTCTTCAAGAAAAATTACCTTTTTTGTATAACTAAGTATTGCCAAAACATCCGACGCTATAAAATATTCTCCCTCCCCGACACCAATAATTAAAGGGCTGCCCAAACGGGCGGCATATAATTTATCAGGCGTTTTGAACGAAAATATTGCCAACGCGTATGACCCTTCAACTTCTTTTAGTGATTTAACTATTGATTCCAATAAATTTTCACTTTTACTGTTTTCTTCAATTAAATGGGCTAAAACCTCGGTATCGGTATCAGACACAAATTTATGTCCCAGTTCTTTCAATTCTTGTTTAAGAGTAAAATAATTTTCAATTATCCCGTTATGCACCAAAACCATTTCATTTTTACAATCAATATGAGGATGTGCGTTTTCCTCTGTAGGCCTTCCGTGTGTAGCCCACCGGGTATGACCTATGCCGGCAAAACCGTCAATTGTTTCTTTCGAGAGTTTTTCTTTTAACCCGGCAATTTTCCCTTCTATTCTGCGGCGTTCAATCTTTCCATTGCTAAAAACTGCCACACCCGCGGAATCATACCCGCGATATTCCAGCCTCTGCAAACCATCCAGCAATATAGGAACAACCTGTTTATTGCCTATGTAACCTATTATCCCGCACATACAATGACTCCTTATTTTTAGTAATTCTACTTTAATAACGTCAGCCAGTCAAGAAAAAAGGCGAATTTAGGCATCAATTTGACAAAATTCAAGAGTAATCTTGACAATTCCAAGGTTATATGATATGTTATATGCCTTATGAACAGAAAAAACGCTGATAATTATGCCGCCGTTTTAGCGGCCGGCAAAGGAACAAGGATGAAAAGCAATTACCCAAAAGTTTTGCATCCTATTTGCGGGAAACCAATGATCCAGTATGTTTTTGATACAATAGATACCCTTGCCGTAAAAAATATATTTGCGATTATCGGCCATCAAAAAGAGATATTTTTGGAAAATCTGCCTGAGCGGGTAATCCCTGTAATTCAAGATAAACAATTAGGTACCGGGCATGCCATAAGCCAGTTAGGCAGTTATTTCAAAAACAAAAACGGCACATTAACGGTCTTATGCGCTGACACCCCCTTTATTTCAGCGGATACGCTAAAAAACCTTTTAAAACAACATCAAAATTCCCAAGCGTCAGTAACTGTGCTTACCTGCCGGCTAAAAAATCCGTTTGGTTATGGAAGAATCGTTAAAGAAAACGGAAAAATCAAAAAGATTGTTGAAGAGCTTGATGCTTTGCCTGGCGAAAAAAACATAGACGAAATTAATACGGGCATTTATTGTTTTGAAACAAACGCTCTATTCAGGGCTTTAAAAAATATACGGGCGGACAACAATAAAAAAGAATATTATCTCACGGATGTTATCGAAATTCTAAATTCCAGAGGACATAATATATCTACATTCCTTATAAATAATGAGAATGAAATCCGGGGTATAAACACAAAAATTGACCTCGCATGGGCGGAAAATTATAAACGGAAGAAAATACTTGACCGTCTCATGCTCTCGGGAATAACCATCACTGACCCGGGTACCACTTTTATTTCTGAAAATACTAAAATCGGGACGGACACCATAATTTATCCTTTTTCTATAATTGAAGGGAAAAACATCATAGGAAAAAACTGTTCTTTAGGTCCCCAGGTGAAAATAAAAAATTGTATCATCGGAAATAGAAGTGAAATATTTTTTTCAGTTCTAAAAGAAAGCACTATAAAAGACAAAACCACTATTGGGCCATTTACGCATATCAGGCCCAGAAGCATAATTGATAATGACTCACACATAGGCAGTTTCGTGGAAGTCAAAAAAACTTCTGTAGGCAAAAAAACAAAGATCGGGCATTTATCTTACCTGGGTGACAGTATAATAGGAAATAATGTCAATATTGGAGCGGGAACAATAACCTGTAACTATGACGGTATTAAAAAATATCAAACAACTGTGGGGGATAACGCTTTTATTGGAAGTGATTCCCAGTTGATCGCTCCCGTAAAAATCGGAAAAGGATCATTAATAGGAGCTGGTTCCACTATTACCAAAGATGTGCCTTCAAACGCTCTATCTCTATCAAGAATAAAACAAGTTAATATTGCGGACGGTGCAAAAAGAAAATTTAAAAGTAAAAAACAGGAGAAAATATGACATCTGTTAATCACGAAATAAAAATATTCAGCGGGACCGCAAATATAAATCTTGCCGAAAATATTTGTAAATATCTGAAACTTCCACTGGGAAATTCTGAAACTTCAGTTTTCAGCGACGGCGAAATACTTGTGAAAATCACTGAAAATGTCCGCGGGGCTGAAGTGTTTATTATTCAATCTCTTTGCAGCCCGGTAAATAACAACCTGATGGAGCTGTTAATCATGGTGGATGCATTAAGAAGGTCATCTGCCAGTAAAATCACGGCTGTAATTCCATACTTTTCCTACGCCAGGCAGGACAGAAAAACCGAGCCGAGGGTCCCGATAACCGCCAAACTTGTCGCTAATTTAATGACCGAGGCTGGAATCGACAGGTTACTGACCATGGATCTCCATGCGGGACAGATACAAGGCTTTTTTGACATTCCCGTGGATAATCTTTTCGCAACACCGGTCCTTCTTAGCCATTTTACAAATCTAATAAAAGAACCTGTGGTCGTATCTCCCGATGCCGGGGGTGTTGAAAGAGCGAGGGCTTTCGCAAAAAGGCTGCATGATTCCTCTTTGGCCATAATTGACAAACGAAGGATAGCCAAAAATGAAGCAGCGGTATGCCATATCATAGGTGAAATTAGAAATAGAAATATCATAATTCTTGATGATATAATAGATACTGCGGGGACTTTGACCAAAGCTGCCCAGGCTTTAAAAGAACAGGGAGCGAATAAAATATTCGCCGCGGGCACACATGGTATTTTATCGGGACCGGCAATTGAAAGGATAAACGGATCTCCAATAGAACAAATAGTAATTACTGACACTATCCCGTTGCCTGAAAACAAATATTCCCCAAAAATAAAAGTTTTATCTGTATCTAATTTATTAGGCGAGGCTATTATCCGGATTTACAAAAATAATTCTGTAAGCTCGCTTTTTGTATAACGTTCATTGTTTTTTATCAGTGTAATCACACTTAGAAAGGGAAAATTTATGGAAGTATTTCAATTTGAAGCAAAAACAAGAATCCAAAAAGGCACTAATGCGTCCCGCCGGATCAGAAAACAGGAAATAATCCCCGGCGTCCTGTATGGAAGCGGGAAATCCCTGCCTCTTGAATTTGATTTAAAAGAATTCAAGAAAATAGCTAAAAAAGTACACGGCGGGCATGCAATAATTAATTTAGCCATAAAAGAGAAAGAGGGAGAAACAAAAAAAACAACTCTCCTTAAAGATATACAATATGATATAGTCAGTGATGATATCATTCATGTTGATTTCCAGGAAATATCTCTGGATAAAGAACTCATAACTACCGTTCCCATTGAATTGGTCGGAATTCCGGCCGGGGTCAAAGACGGCGGCGTTCTGGAACAGGTCTTGCGGCATTTAGAAATTAAAGCGCTTCCGATGAAAATACCCGAAAAATTCACGCTGGATGTATCAAGCCTTACTATAGGACATTCTTTAACAGTAAACAGTATAGCCTCGATAGAAGGAATAACAAT encodes:
- the glmS gene encoding glutamine--fructose-6-phosphate transaminase (isomerizing), whose amino-acid sequence is MCGIIGYIGNKQVVPILLDGLQRLEYRGYDSAGVAVFSNGKIERRRIEGKIAGLKEKLSKETIDGFAGIGHTRWATHGRPTEENAHPHIDCKNEMVLVHNGIIENYFTLKQELKELGHKFVSDTDTEVLAHLIEENSKSENLLESIVKSLKEVEGSYALAIFSFKTPDKLYAARLGSPLIIGVGEGEYFIASDVLAILSYTKKVIFLEDGEIAEISKKGLQIYNIDSLERSDKKVQLILWDPITAEKSGYRHFMLKEIYEQPRVIEENIKSRLSKDKEEIYLDLPNLPGKDLEGIKKIIIIACGTSYHAGLVGKFILEKILRIPVEVDIGSEFRYRDPIIDKNTMFVAISQSGETADTIAAVKEAQKSGAKIISICNVLDSSITRLSHGVVYTHAGPEVGVASTKAFTAQLTALYLLALYLGKLRSSISKIELIEVIDELLKLPKKVEVILNNDKDIIKCSKTYFKYKNFLYLGRGVNYPIALEGALKLKEISYLHAEGYPAGEMKHGPIALIDENMPVVAVVPHGQVYDKMISNLREVQARQGIIAAVGYKDDKIVKEMSDCFFTIPETIEILTPVLSIIPLQLLAYHIALRLGVDIDQPRNLAKSVTVE
- the truA gene encoding tRNA pseudouridine(38-40) synthase TruA, producing the protein MRNIKMTLEYCGINYRGWAKQPGFLTIEGVLSDRLEEILKEKPGLIAAGRTDAGVHAKAQVVNFFTKRSIPNEGLKKALNALLPGDIRVLKVKDAPFEFHSRFSAKKKDYQYVISKKYSVFEKGLVFYCPYNLDINIMREAARLFTGSRNFKKFSLTDKRREKINTVRNLYKLGIIAKQDKIILNFSGESFLRGMIRQIGGILLEVGRGRFNPDIIKKALKSNIPMKEKWTLLPADGLYLVKVYY
- a CDS encoding 50S ribosomal protein L25, with amino-acid sequence MEVFQFEAKTRIQKGTNASRRIRKQEIIPGVLYGSGKSLPLEFDLKEFKKIAKKVHGGHAIINLAIKEKEGETKKTTLLKDIQYDIVSDDIIHVDFQEISLDKELITTVPIELVGIPAGVKDGGVLEQVLRHLEIKALPMKIPEKFTLDVSSLTIGHSLTVNSIASIEGITILTSKDKTAATVLAPSKEEVKTPAEVEAEAAAAKAEPEVIGKEKKEGEEAAEGEKKEAGKKEPAKKEEKKEEKGKK
- the rfbD gene encoding dTDP-4-dehydrorhamnose reductase, which gives rise to MEIFKRKNILKIAVIGANGMLGSDLCDILLKKKEFEVIPFYGPVTGNRFSEIEFKEEEKIDITSMSDTELKIFEVKPDVIIHTAAYTDVDGCELNKEKAYLINGTGTQNVAQAAKKSGAFLIYISTDYVFDGENKNAYLENDAPNPMSIYGKSKLDGEKFVQGILDKWAIVRISWLFGINGRNFVKTILKQIESGKNLKVVNDQVGSPTYTRDLSKGINEFLEKGCKTGIYHLTNQGFCSWFEFAEKIVELSGNINKIIVEPIDSSQLARPAKRPRNSVLENYAWKTKGYALLQNWEEALKDYLGEEKK
- a CDS encoding DegT/DnrJ/EryC1/StrS family aminotransferase; this encodes MNVPLVDMRRQYNLIKEEIDAAVKRVMESGRYIMGEEVESFEDELARYCGTKYAIGVSSGTDALYLALRVFDIGHGDEVISVPFTFMATTEAICLAGARPVFVDIDPRTFNMDTSKIEKAITRKTRAIMPVHLYGYPADMDPIIKLAKKYKLVVIEDAAQAIGAEYKGKQAGTIGDIGTLSFFPSKNLGACGDAGAVLTNRKDLVRKLKMLREHGSLKKYFHDFIGTNSRLDALQAAVLKVKIKHLDRWTEKRREFAKIYNNMLKPTENMVLPVEFPGNKHVYNQYTLCIKKRENLKNYLENNEIQSVSYYPLPMHLQKAFKFLNYKKGDFLESERAARTVLSIPIWPELGNEKIIYVAEKINEYYRKSRKIALTRQKK
- the glmU gene encoding bifunctional UDP-N-acetylglucosamine diphosphorylase/glucosamine-1-phosphate N-acetyltransferase GlmU, which produces MNRKNADNYAAVLAAGKGTRMKSNYPKVLHPICGKPMIQYVFDTIDTLAVKNIFAIIGHQKEIFLENLPERVIPVIQDKQLGTGHAISQLGSYFKNKNGTLTVLCADTPFISADTLKNLLKQHQNSQASVTVLTCRLKNPFGYGRIVKENGKIKKIVEELDALPGEKNIDEINTGIYCFETNALFRALKNIRADNNKKEYYLTDVIEILNSRGHNISTFLINNENEIRGINTKIDLAWAENYKRKKILDRLMLSGITITDPGTTFISENTKIGTDTIIYPFSIIEGKNIIGKNCSLGPQVKIKNCIIGNRSEIFFSVLKESTIKDKTTIGPFTHIRPRSIIDNDSHIGSFVEVKKTSVGKKTKIGHLSYLGDSIIGNNVNIGAGTITCNYDGIKKYQTTVGDNAFIGSDSQLIAPVKIGKGSLIGAGSTITKDVPSNALSLSRIKQVNIADGAKRKFKSKKQEKI
- a CDS encoding outer membrane protein transport protein, whose protein sequence is MSKKNIFLFLCFFILFAYPISADEYHNQQVLVGEKAAGLGGTFVGIGDGAEACYYNPAGLTQLKISYLSVSSQIFEYKAIKGKFLADSKEKLTSLSFVPSFWGMAKDAGEYKFGFSIVVPEYDAYKMHEQYSDLQMGSIIFNNIRVDQVSNDQTYLIGPSIAKILNPRFSLGFTVYFRYLDIANRDTYYYKASDSVSELRAENNSENSGKGLGGMGVVGFLYKPADKINIGLTFKTGSQISNTIDIIERNYTYTASLGSTSGKFNNYYLEKQVSYTSIVPPSFILGLKWEADKKLCFATDITYMFPVGYDKEIYQLNLSLKDYEKKISRVEINEVINLNFGSEYMLDNNVPFRFGFFTDRSTAPKVKDNGTSQPMHIDNYGISVSSGILSQNSSMIFGIKYGWGSGRMTNLDFSSGNIVVDKVKSVNYAFNLSGSYNF
- a CDS encoding ribose-phosphate pyrophosphokinase — protein: MTSVNHEIKIFSGTANINLAENICKYLKLPLGNSETSVFSDGEILVKITENVRGAEVFIIQSLCSPVNNNLMELLIMVDALRRSSASKITAVIPYFSYARQDRKTEPRVPITAKLVANLMTEAGIDRLLTMDLHAGQIQGFFDIPVDNLFATPVLLSHFTNLIKEPVVVSPDAGGVERARAFAKRLHDSSLAIIDKRRIAKNEAAVCHIIGEIRNRNIIILDDIIDTAGTLTKAAQALKEQGANKIFAAGTHGILSGPAIERINGSPIEQIVITDTIPLPENKYSPKIKVLSVSNLLGEAIIRIYKNNSVSSLFV
- a CDS encoding Maf family protein, which produces MLKDNKGIILASASVRRKKLLKSLGIKFKAIPANIKENISFPKLSPSRIAENLALKKTKYISQKNKNNIIIGADTVIVLGDKIIGKPKNKKDAFRILSLLSGKKHLVITGLAVIDTKSSKFISGFAKSTVWFKTLSPQIINEYIKTSEPMDKAGAYALQGRGKYLISKFSGPEDNIIGLPRTKLKNMLEKLKIV